A stretch of DNA from Lawsonibacter asaccharolyticus:
TGTTCTTTTTTGATTTTCCGTTATCTGGATGATCTGTCGAATTCTTTTTTACCGCACTGCACAAAAAGTCCGGCCCCCTCTGCTGCTGGGAAGCCGGACTTCTTTTACGCCGGACCGGTGCTCAACAGCCGGACCAGGCGGATATTTCTCTGCGTTTCAGATATCCCACAGCCTTTCCGGGTAGAGCCCGGACTGGGTCATAGCCGCAATGGCGGCCACCACCTGGGGCTTATCCTCCCGATAGGTCACACCATACCACTTGTCGGTGCTGCGCAGCACCTTGACCCGGGCCCGCTTCTCCTCCAGCAGCTGTGTCACCACACTGGGCAGGAAATACTCCCCCTTCTGGGGGTCCTCTGCCAGTACCTGGTCCAGAAACGCGGGGAAGCGCGCCTCCGCCTCCCAAAGAAAGCTGGGGGTGAAGCCCCAGAGGTTCATGGACACCACGGTGTCCCCCGGCAGACGGGTCCAGGTCTCCCCGCCATCCACCGTGGAGCGGGCGTCCGCCCCGGCCTTCTCGATGTGGGTGTGCTCTGTGACACGGAGCAGATAGTGCTCCTCATCCTCCTGGCACACCCCCCGGGCCACATGTCCGTGCTCCGTCACCGTATTGCCCAGCAGATAACCCACCATAGCAAATTCATAGCACCCCGGCTTGTCCGGGTGCTCCTCCAGATAGCGGTATATCTCCCGGAACGCCTCCGGCCCGTAGTAGTCGTCCGAGTTGATAACTGCGAAGGGGCCGTCCACCTCCTTCCGGGCAGCCAGCACCGCGTGGCAGGTCCCCCAAGGCTTCACCCGCCCCTCCGGGACCCCGTACCCGGCGGGCAGGTCCTCCAGCTCCTGATAGGCGTACTTTACTTCAATGACCCGGGAGAGCCGGTCGCCGATGGCGGCCCGGAATTGCTCCGCAAGCTCCCGCTTG
This window harbors:
- a CDS encoding dTDP-glucose pyrophosphorylase, whose product is MEKPVLVVMAAGMGSRYGGLKQIDPVGANGQLIIDYSIYDARRAGFETVVFVIKRELAEQFRAAIGDRLSRVIEVKYAYQELEDLPAGYGVPEGRVKPWGTCHAVLAARKEVDGPFAVINSDDYYGPEAFREIYRYLEEHPDKPGCYEFAMVGYLLGNTVTEHGHVARGVCQEDEEHYLLRVTEHTHIEKAGADARSTVDGGETWTRLPGDTVVSMNLWGFTPSFLWEAEARFPAFLDQVLAEDPQKGEYFLPSVVTQLLEEKRARVKVLRSTDKWYGVTYREDKPQVVAAIAAMTQSGLYPERLWDI